From one Roseovarius pelagicus genomic stretch:
- the fabI gene encoding enoyl-ACP reductase FabI codes for MTHATLAPDPVRLLDMTGKKGLIVGIANEHSLAWAAARNCHAARADLALTYLNDKARPFVEPLARSVGAAILLPCDVARDSQLEAVFGSIADTWGRLDFLVHAIAWAPAADLHGRLTDCSAEGFVQAMQVSCHSFIRMAKLAEPLMHRGGSLTTLSFLGAEKMVDHYNVMGPVKAALEASVRYLAHELGPKGIRVNVISAGAVKTRAASGIEHFDELIHETETKSPLRRSVTADEVGRAALLLASDHTTAITGEVLHVDAGFHIDGMIFH; via the coding sequence ATGACGCACGCCACACTTGCTCCCGATCCCGTCCGGTTGCTGGACATGACTGGCAAGAAAGGGCTGATTGTCGGCATCGCCAATGAACACAGCCTGGCCTGGGCGGCAGCGCGCAACTGCCACGCAGCCAGGGCTGACCTCGCTCTGACATATCTTAACGACAAGGCAAGGCCTTTCGTTGAGCCTTTGGCCCGGTCCGTGGGCGCCGCTATCCTCTTGCCCTGCGATGTGGCGCGTGACAGCCAGCTTGAGGCGGTCTTTGGCAGCATCGCCGATACTTGGGGACGGCTCGATTTTCTGGTGCACGCCATCGCCTGGGCGCCGGCGGCTGATCTGCACGGGCGGTTGACCGATTGTTCTGCCGAAGGTTTCGTGCAGGCGATGCAAGTGTCGTGCCATTCCTTTATCCGCATGGCGAAACTGGCCGAACCGCTGATGCATCGGGGCGGCAGCCTGACGACGCTCAGCTTTTTGGGTGCGGAAAAGATGGTCGATCATTACAACGTGATGGGTCCGGTAAAGGCCGCCCTTGAAGCCTCGGTGCGCTATCTGGCGCATGAGTTGGGGCCAAAAGGCATTCGCGTCAACGTGATTTCTGCCGGAGCGGTCAAGACCCGCGCGGCGTCGGGGATCGAACACTTCGATGAGCTGATCCACGAGACCGAGACCAAATCACCCCTGCGCCGCAGCGTTACCGCCGACGAGGTGGGGCGCGCCGCGCTGCTGCTGGCCAGCGACCACACAACTGCCATCACGGGAGAAGTCCTGCATGTCGATGCAGGGTTTCACATTGATGGCATGATTTTTCATTGA